A single Kribbella aluminosa DNA region contains:
- a CDS encoding vitamin B12-dependent ribonucleotide reductase, producing the protein MTETVTGHSGSTKRSAAGFRGRKNAPTGLTIERIFSTEGIHPYDEVTWERRDVVQQNWKTGETVFEQRGVEFPDFWSVNASTIVTTKYFRGAVSHDNREWSLKQLLDRVVKTYRKAGEEHGYFTTPQDAEVFEQELTWLLLHQYFSFNSPVWFNVGTSSPQQVSACFILAVDDSMESILNWYKEEGLIFKGGSGAGLNLSRIRSSKELLQSSGGTASGPVSFMRGADASAGTIKSGGATRRAAKMVVLDVDHPDIEEFVDTKMREEEKIRILRDAGFDMDLGGRDITSVQYQNANNSVRVSDEFMRAVEEKGEFGLRARLDNSVIETVDARELFDKISQAAWACADPGLQYDDTINDWHTTPETGRITASNPCSEYMHLDNSSCNLASLNLMKFLRDDDLFDSEKFVKAVELIITAMDISICFADFPTEAIGVTTRAYRQLGIGYANLGALLMATGHAYDSDGGRALAGAITSLMTGTSYKRSAELAGIVGAYEGFERNKDAHTRVMRKHAAANDTIRTIHEIDKNVQEHATAAWEGVLKIGAKNGWRNAQASVLAPTGTIGFMMDCDTTGIEPDFSLVKFKKLVGGGSMQIVNQTVPRALRQYNYTEETIEAIIEYIAENGHVVDAPGLKPEHYEIFDTAMGERAIKPMGHVRMMAAAQPFLSGAISKTVNLPETATVEEIADVYFQGWKLGLKALAVYRDNCKVGQPLADAKAKKASSSEAVAAEAAVAEKIVEKIIEYRPTRKRLPKSRPSRTTSFTVGGAEGYMTAGSYPDDGLGEVFLKMGKQGSTLAGVMDAFSIAISIALQHGVPLETYVQKFTNLKFEPAGLTDDPDVRMAQSIMDYIFRRLALDYLPFDERAALGIYSADERSRQLDTGSYEPAPVELSEAESLKTVEPVADAAEATVEAAEKPADAAAAKPIKGEAHTTAEMLELITGTSVDAPLCFTCGTKMRPSGSCYVCEGCGSTSGCS; encoded by the coding sequence ATGACAGAGACGGTGACCGGCCACTCGGGGTCGACCAAGCGGTCGGCGGCCGGGTTCCGCGGGCGGAAGAACGCGCCCACGGGACTCACCATCGAGCGCATCTTCAGCACCGAGGGCATCCACCCGTACGACGAGGTGACGTGGGAGCGCCGCGACGTCGTGCAGCAGAACTGGAAGACCGGCGAGACGGTCTTCGAGCAGCGCGGGGTCGAGTTCCCCGACTTCTGGAGTGTGAACGCCTCGACGATCGTCACCACGAAGTACTTCCGCGGCGCGGTCAGCCACGACAACCGGGAGTGGAGCCTCAAGCAGCTCCTCGACCGGGTCGTGAAGACCTACCGCAAGGCCGGTGAGGAGCACGGCTACTTCACCACGCCGCAGGACGCCGAGGTCTTCGAGCAGGAGCTCACCTGGCTGCTCCTGCACCAGTACTTCAGCTTCAACTCGCCGGTCTGGTTCAACGTCGGTACGTCCTCGCCGCAGCAGGTGTCGGCCTGCTTCATCCTCGCCGTGGACGACTCGATGGAGTCGATCCTGAACTGGTACAAGGAAGAGGGCCTGATCTTCAAGGGCGGCTCCGGCGCCGGCCTGAACCTGTCCCGGATCCGCTCCTCGAAGGAACTGCTCCAGTCCTCCGGCGGCACCGCGTCCGGCCCGGTCAGCTTCATGCGCGGCGCGGACGCGTCGGCCGGCACGATCAAGTCCGGCGGCGCCACCCGGCGGGCCGCGAAGATGGTCGTGCTGGACGTCGACCACCCCGACATCGAGGAGTTCGTCGACACCAAGATGCGCGAGGAGGAGAAGATCCGCATCCTCCGCGACGCGGGCTTCGACATGGACCTCGGCGGTCGCGACATCACCTCCGTGCAGTACCAGAACGCGAACAACTCGGTCCGGGTCTCCGACGAGTTCATGCGCGCGGTCGAGGAGAAGGGCGAGTTCGGGCTGCGCGCGCGGCTGGACAACTCGGTGATCGAGACCGTCGACGCCCGCGAGCTGTTCGACAAGATCTCCCAGGCCGCGTGGGCCTGCGCCGACCCGGGCCTGCAGTACGACGACACCATCAACGACTGGCACACCACGCCGGAGACGGGCCGGATCACCGCGTCCAACCCGTGCTCGGAGTACATGCACCTGGACAACTCGTCCTGCAACCTGGCCTCGCTGAACCTGATGAAGTTCCTCCGCGACGACGACCTCTTCGACTCGGAGAAGTTCGTCAAGGCGGTCGAGCTGATCATCACCGCGATGGACATCTCGATCTGCTTCGCGGACTTCCCGACCGAGGCGATCGGCGTCACCACCCGGGCGTACCGGCAGCTCGGCATCGGGTACGCGAACCTCGGCGCGCTGCTGATGGCGACCGGGCACGCCTACGACTCCGACGGTGGTCGCGCACTGGCGGGCGCTATCACCTCGCTGATGACCGGTACGTCGTACAAGCGGTCCGCTGAGCTGGCCGGCATCGTCGGCGCGTACGAAGGCTTCGAGCGGAACAAGGACGCGCACACCCGGGTGATGCGCAAGCACGCCGCGGCGAACGACACGATCCGCACCATCCACGAGATCGACAAGAACGTCCAGGAACACGCCACCGCGGCGTGGGAGGGTGTGCTGAAGATCGGTGCCAAGAACGGCTGGCGGAACGCGCAGGCCTCGGTGCTCGCGCCGACCGGCACCATCGGCTTCATGATGGACTGCGACACCACCGGGATCGAGCCGGACTTCTCGCTGGTCAAGTTCAAGAAGCTGGTCGGCGGCGGCTCGATGCAGATCGTCAACCAGACGGTCCCGCGGGCGCTGCGCCAGTACAACTACACCGAGGAGACCATCGAGGCGATCATCGAGTACATCGCCGAGAACGGTCACGTCGTCGACGCCCCGGGCCTGAAGCCGGAGCACTACGAGATTTTCGACACCGCGATGGGCGAGCGGGCCATCAAGCCGATGGGCCACGTTCGGATGATGGCAGCCGCGCAGCCGTTCCTGTCCGGCGCGATCTCGAAGACCGTGAACCTGCCGGAGACCGCGACGGTCGAGGAGATCGCCGACGTCTACTTCCAGGGCTGGAAGCTCGGCCTGAAGGCGCTCGCGGTGTACCGCGACAACTGCAAGGTCGGCCAGCCGCTGGCGGACGCGAAGGCGAAGAAGGCTTCCTCGTCGGAGGCTGTCGCCGCCGAGGCCGCGGTCGCGGAGAAGATCGTCGAGAAGATCATCGAGTACCGGCCGACCCGCAAGCGCCTGCCGAAGTCGCGGCCGTCGCGGACGACGTCGTTCACCGTCGGCGGCGCCGAGGGCTACATGACCGCCGGGTCCTACCCGGACGACGGTCTGGGCGAGGTTTTCCTGAAGATGGGCAAGCAGGGTTCGACGCTTGCCGGTGTGATGGACGCGTTCTCGATCGCGATCTCGATCGCCCTGCAGCACGGCGTACCGCTGGAGACCTACGTCCAGAAGTTCACCAACCTGAAGTTCGAGCCGGCCGGTCTGACCGACGACCCGGACGTCCGGATGGCGCAGTCGATCATGGACTACATCTTCCGCCGCCTGGCGCTGGACTACCTGCCGTTCGACGAGCGGGCCGCGCTCGGAATCTACTCGGCGGACGAGCGGTCCCGGCAGCTCGACACCGGTTCGTACGAGCCGGCCCCCGTCGAGCTGTCCGAGGCGGAATCCCTGAAGACTGTGGAGCCGGTGGCCGACGCGGCCGAGGCCACTGTGGAGGCCGCTGAGAAGCCGGCCGACGCGGCGGCCGCCAAGCCGATCAAGGGCGAGGCCCACACGACCGCGGAGATGCTCGAGCTGATCACCGGTACGTCGGTCGACGCCCCGCTCTGCTTCACCTGCGGCACGAAGATGCGCCCGAGCGGCTCCTGCTACGTCTGCGAGGGCTGCGGCAGTACCTCCGGCTGCAGCTGA
- the ligD gene encoding non-homologous end-joining DNA ligase, which produces MSPVTGPPVLPMMATLGELPSGAGWSYELKWDGIRVIADVDDGVCRLWSRNSHDISGGYPELIGLADAPGLRLPAVLDGEIVTLDEHGAPSFGLLQRRMHVRDPRQLRHLITEVPVSVRLFDLLRFDGEWLLEATYDDRRGLLDSLDIGDPFWEVPSALTDGAEALELSAAQGLEGVVAKRRKSRYLPGRRSSDWIKIKPVQTRDVILCGWHPGEGNREGKIGSFYCGAYDGDQLVLIGKVGSGLDLATLDMLSAELAGLEVDKPAFDPATIPLTDRRRAHWLDPVLVAEVTFSGWGGDGRLRHPVWRGLRLDIDPDSVLLDRP; this is translated from the coding sequence ATGAGCCCCGTGACCGGTCCGCCGGTGCTGCCGATGATGGCGACGCTGGGGGAGCTGCCGTCCGGAGCGGGCTGGTCGTACGAGCTGAAGTGGGACGGCATCCGGGTGATCGCCGACGTCGACGACGGGGTCTGCCGGTTGTGGTCGCGGAACAGCCACGACATCTCCGGCGGGTACCCGGAGCTGATCGGCCTGGCGGACGCCCCGGGGCTGCGGCTGCCCGCCGTACTGGACGGGGAGATCGTCACGCTGGACGAGCACGGTGCGCCGTCGTTCGGCCTGCTGCAGCGGCGGATGCACGTCCGCGACCCGCGCCAGCTCCGGCACCTGATCACCGAGGTGCCGGTGTCGGTGCGGCTGTTCGACCTGCTCCGCTTCGACGGCGAATGGTTGCTGGAGGCAACGTACGACGATCGCCGCGGGCTGCTCGATTCGCTGGACATCGGTGACCCGTTCTGGGAGGTGCCGTCGGCGCTGACCGACGGCGCCGAGGCGCTCGAACTCTCTGCCGCACAAGGGCTCGAGGGCGTGGTGGCGAAGCGCCGCAAGTCGCGGTACCTGCCCGGGCGGCGGAGCTCCGACTGGATCAAGATCAAGCCGGTGCAGACCCGCGACGTCATCCTGTGCGGCTGGCACCCGGGGGAGGGCAACCGGGAAGGCAAGATCGGCTCGTTCTACTGCGGCGCGTACGATGGTGACCAACTGGTGCTGATCGGCAAGGTCGGATCCGGGCTGGACCTCGCGACGCTGGACATGCTGAGCGCCGAGCTGGCCGGTCTCGAGGTCGACAAGCCCGCGTTCGACCCGGCGACGATCCCGCTGACCGACCGGCGCCGGGCGCACTGGCTGGACCCGGTCCTGGTCGCCGAGGTGACGTTCTCCGGCTGGGGCGGCGACGGCCGGCTGCGGCACCCGGTGTGGCGCGGCCTGCGGCTGGACATCGACCCGGATTCGGTCCTTCTGGACCGCCCCTGA
- a CDS encoding GNAT family N-acetyltransferase — translation MTGFRPAYPLLTERLELRPHRMDDLDDLFAFHSRPEVVRYTPWPVRDREETRVALERKLPQGELTEAGQWLVLAIELRETGTVIGEVLLKWASEADRQGEIGFALNADYQGKGLAAEAAREMLRVGFEQLGLHRIVAVLDDRNTASAQLLERLGMRREAHHLQALQFKGEWANEYVYALLADEWRTGPVSPRPGSAGSDQG, via the coding sequence GTGACTGGATTCCGGCCCGCGTACCCGCTGCTGACCGAGCGGCTGGAGCTACGGCCGCACAGGATGGACGACCTGGACGATCTGTTCGCGTTCCACTCGCGGCCGGAGGTGGTGCGGTACACGCCATGGCCGGTGCGGGATCGTGAGGAGACCCGGGTCGCGCTCGAGCGGAAGCTGCCGCAGGGCGAGCTGACCGAGGCAGGTCAGTGGCTGGTACTGGCGATCGAGCTGCGCGAGACCGGGACCGTGATCGGCGAGGTACTGCTGAAATGGGCCAGCGAGGCGGATCGCCAGGGTGAGATCGGGTTCGCGCTGAACGCGGACTACCAAGGCAAGGGGCTGGCCGCGGAGGCGGCGCGGGAGATGCTGCGGGTCGGCTTCGAGCAGCTCGGGCTGCACCGGATCGTGGCCGTTCTCGACGACCGGAACACCGCGTCGGCCCAGTTGCTCGAACGGCTCGGGATGCGGCGCGAGGCGCATCACCTGCAGGCATTGCAGTTCAAGGGCGAGTGGGCGAACGAGTACGTCTACGCGTTGCTCGCCGACGAGTGGCGGACCGGCCCGGTCAGCCCGCGACCGGGATCTGCAGGGTCTGACCAGGGGTGA
- the nrdR gene encoding transcriptional regulator NrdR: protein MHCPYCRHADSRVVDSRVAEDGGAIRRRRQCPVCEKRFTTVEQMQLTVVKRSGATEPFSREKVINGVGKACKGRPVNADQLARLGQKVEDALKGGGSPEVPAHEVGLAILGPLRELDEVAYLRFASVYRQFESADDFETEIALLRAEKEPQGTEPPQPAQQT, encoded by the coding sequence GTGCACTGTCCGTATTGCCGGCATGCCGACTCCCGGGTTGTCGACAGCCGGGTGGCCGAGGACGGCGGAGCGATCCGCCGCCGGCGGCAGTGCCCGGTCTGCGAGAAGCGATTCACCACCGTCGAGCAGATGCAGCTCACGGTCGTGAAGCGCTCCGGCGCGACCGAGCCGTTCAGCCGCGAGAAGGTCATCAACGGGGTCGGCAAGGCGTGCAAGGGCCGGCCGGTGAACGCCGACCAGCTCGCGCGGCTCGGCCAGAAGGTCGAGGACGCGCTCAAGGGCGGCGGTTCGCCGGAGGTTCCCGCGCACGAGGTCGGACTCGCGATCCTCGGGCCGCTGCGGGAGCTGGACGAGGTCGCGTACCTGCGGTTCGCGAGCGTCTACCGGCAGTTCGAGTCGGCCGACGACTTCGAGACCGAGATCGCGCTACTGCGGGCCGAGAAGGAGCCGCAGGGCACTGAGCCGCCACAGCCGGCCCAACAGACATAA
- a CDS encoding ATP-dependent DNA helicase: protein MAVGVDVRELLEAAVSGIAGQTRPGQVEMAQAVDTAMHEGSHLLVQAGTGTGKSLGYLVPALVHAIEDRRVVVSTATLALQSQLVDRDVPALLDATEKLLPRRPKYAIQKGRNNYACLHRIREGAPDDDGMLVEVPPAGEVGRQVVELREWAEQQLADGEAGDRDHAPSHQYQAWQQVAIAARECLGAQKCPYGEECFAEKAKELARKADIVITNHALLSIDAFENRTVLPEHDVVIVDEAHELPARVTGAAGDELSPQLVERAAKRARRFVDDDKADDLIDASDALRAALDGTREGRIEPTNTSVLEAAGLVRDAARGLYSDLNKKSDDKDDDPDGAKRQSKGTVKEIFDVAERVAALSDADVVWMIDRDRFGRELRIAPLTVAGLLRELVLRDRTAVLTSATLTLGGDFDAIARQVGLRPNDKLDGDDEMPELDEAEEKGPLPWRGLDVGSPFEYEKQAILYVAKHLPAPHRDGLGKKQFEEIVDLITAAGGRTLGLFSSRRAAEAATAAVRESTDLKVLCQGDAQLGELAREFVEDPETSLFGTLSLWQGIDVPGSTCNLVIIDRIPFPRPDEPLMAARQRAVDEAGGNGFMSVAATHAGLLLAQGTGRLIRRSSDRGVVAILDPRIVTQRYGGFLRASLPPMWPTADREKVLGALKRLQSS, encoded by the coding sequence ATGGCGGTGGGTGTCGATGTGCGGGAACTGCTGGAAGCTGCCGTGTCCGGGATCGCCGGACAGACCCGGCCCGGGCAGGTGGAGATGGCGCAGGCCGTCGACACCGCGATGCACGAGGGGTCGCACCTGCTCGTCCAGGCAGGCACCGGCACCGGCAAGTCCCTCGGGTACCTCGTGCCCGCGCTGGTGCACGCAATCGAGGACCGCCGGGTGGTCGTCTCGACCGCGACCCTCGCGCTGCAGTCCCAGCTCGTCGACCGCGACGTACCGGCGCTGCTCGACGCGACCGAGAAGCTCCTGCCGCGACGGCCGAAGTACGCGATCCAGAAGGGGCGGAACAACTACGCCTGCCTGCACCGGATCCGCGAGGGCGCGCCGGACGACGACGGCATGCTCGTCGAGGTGCCGCCTGCCGGAGAGGTCGGCCGCCAGGTGGTCGAGCTGCGCGAATGGGCCGAGCAGCAGCTCGCGGACGGCGAGGCCGGCGACCGGGACCACGCGCCCTCCCACCAGTACCAGGCCTGGCAGCAGGTCGCGATCGCCGCGCGCGAATGCCTCGGCGCCCAGAAATGCCCGTACGGCGAGGAGTGCTTCGCCGAGAAGGCCAAAGAGCTCGCCCGCAAGGCCGACATCGTGATCACCAACCACGCGCTGCTCTCGATCGACGCCTTCGAGAACCGGACGGTCCTGCCCGAGCACGACGTGGTGATCGTCGACGAGGCTCACGAGCTGCCCGCCCGGGTCACCGGCGCGGCCGGCGACGAGCTCTCGCCGCAGCTGGTGGAGCGCGCCGCCAAGCGGGCCCGCCGGTTCGTCGACGACGACAAGGCCGACGACCTGATCGACGCCTCGGACGCGCTCCGGGCCGCCCTCGACGGCACCCGAGAGGGCCGGATCGAGCCGACCAACACGTCCGTCCTGGAGGCCGCCGGTCTGGTCCGCGACGCCGCCCGCGGGCTGTACTCCGACCTGAACAAGAAGTCCGACGACAAGGACGACGACCCGGACGGCGCCAAGCGGCAGTCCAAGGGCACGGTCAAGGAGATCTTCGACGTCGCCGAGCGGGTCGCAGCGCTGAGCGACGCCGACGTGGTCTGGATGATCGACCGGGACCGGTTCGGCCGCGAGCTCCGGATCGCCCCGCTGACCGTCGCCGGCCTGCTCCGCGAGCTGGTCCTCCGGGACCGTACGGCGGTGCTCACGTCCGCGACGCTGACGCTCGGCGGTGACTTCGACGCGATCGCCCGCCAGGTGGGCCTCCGCCCGAACGACAAGCTCGACGGCGACGACGAGATGCCCGAGCTCGACGAGGCCGAGGAGAAGGGCCCGCTGCCGTGGCGCGGCCTCGACGTCGGCTCCCCGTTCGAGTACGAGAAGCAGGCGATCCTGTACGTCGCCAAGCACCTGCCGGCGCCGCACCGCGACGGGCTCGGCAAGAAGCAGTTCGAGGAGATCGTCGACCTGATCACCGCGGCCGGCGGCCGGACGCTCGGGTTGTTCTCCTCCCGCCGCGCCGCCGAGGCGGCCACCGCCGCGGTGCGCGAATCGACGGATCTGAAGGTGCTCTGCCAGGGTGACGCGCAGCTCGGTGAGCTGGCCCGCGAGTTCGTCGAGGACCCGGAGACCTCGCTGTTCGGCACCTTGTCGCTGTGGCAGGGGATCGACGTCCCCGGCTCGACCTGCAACCTGGTGATCATCGACCGGATCCCGTTCCCGCGGCCGGACGAGCCGCTGATGGCGGCCCGGCAGCGCGCCGTCGACGAGGCCGGCGGCAACGGGTTCATGTCGGTCGCCGCGACGCACGCCGGACTGCTGCTCGCGCAGGGCACCGGCCGGCTGATCCGCCGCAGTTCCGACCGCGGCGTGGTCGCGATCCTCGACCCGCGGATCGTCACCCAGCGGTACGGCGGGTTCCTGCGCGCCTCACTGCCGCCGATGTGGCCGACCGCCGACCGGGAGAAGGTGCTCGGCGCGCTGAAACGACTGCAGTCGTCATGA
- a CDS encoding metal-sensitive transcriptional regulator: MAEPSAEHAQHGYIGDKDAYLRRLKRIEGQARGLQRMVEDEKYCIDILTQVSAMTKALESVALGLLEDHLAHCVVDAAAAGGPEADAKIKEASAAIARLVRS, translated from the coding sequence GTGGCAGAACCGTCCGCTGAGCATGCGCAGCACGGTTACATCGGCGACAAGGACGCGTACCTGCGGCGGCTGAAGCGGATCGAGGGGCAGGCGCGGGGGCTGCAGCGGATGGTCGAGGACGAGAAGTACTGCATCGACATCCTCACGCAGGTCTCGGCGATGACGAAGGCACTCGAATCGGTCGCGCTGGGCCTGCTCGAGGACCACCTCGCGCACTGCGTCGTCGACGCTGCTGCGGCCGGCGGACCCGAGGCCGACGCGAAGATCAAGGAGGCGTCCGCCGCGATCGCCCGGCTGGTGCGTTCGTGA
- a CDS encoding nucleoside hydrolase: MTDSGRRTPVVLDVDTGLDDACALLLAARHSGLDLKAVTCAGGNVGIDDVVRNTLTVLDAAGRPDVPIARGAAVPLIQPVRPARHVHGADGLGDLDWPRSTRPTDPRHAVELLRDVLRDAAATGELVTLIPLAPLTNIALLLRTYPEAAAGLREIVFMGGSAGVGNATASAEFNIWSDPEAAAIVLAAANDLGISVTMYGLDVFYDVVVTLEQARGLSGSPSAELACKLIEKRSERYQSDGGSIGDGGAVCAVIDPSGLTTERHPVRVELSGGWSRGRTIVDTRTASDQANDVQGPAPVIQVATAVDAKRYADLWLATVR; the protein is encoded by the coding sequence GTGACCGACTCCGGCCGGCGGACACCGGTGGTCCTCGACGTCGACACCGGCCTGGACGACGCGTGCGCACTGTTGCTCGCGGCCCGGCATTCAGGTCTCGACCTGAAGGCGGTGACCTGCGCCGGCGGGAACGTCGGGATCGACGACGTGGTCCGCAACACGCTCACGGTGCTCGACGCCGCGGGCCGTCCGGACGTACCGATCGCGCGCGGCGCCGCCGTACCGCTGATCCAGCCGGTGCGTCCGGCGCGGCACGTCCACGGCGCGGACGGGCTCGGGGACCTCGACTGGCCGCGGTCCACCCGGCCCACCGATCCGCGGCATGCGGTCGAGTTGCTGCGCGACGTACTGCGGGACGCGGCGGCGACGGGTGAACTCGTCACGCTGATCCCACTGGCGCCGTTGACGAACATCGCACTGCTGCTGCGTACATACCCGGAGGCGGCGGCCGGGCTGCGGGAGATCGTCTTCATGGGCGGCTCGGCGGGAGTCGGGAACGCGACGGCGTCCGCGGAGTTCAACATCTGGAGCGATCCGGAGGCGGCCGCGATCGTGCTGGCGGCAGCGAACGATCTCGGGATCTCGGTCACCATGTACGGCCTGGACGTGTTCTACGACGTCGTCGTCACGCTCGAGCAGGCGCGCGGGCTGAGCGGATCGCCGTCGGCGGAGCTGGCCTGCAAGCTGATCGAGAAGCGCAGCGAGCGGTACCAGTCGGACGGTGGCAGCATCGGCGACGGCGGCGCGGTGTGCGCGGTGATCGACCCGTCCGGGCTGACCACCGAGCGGCACCCGGTGCGCGTCGAGCTGTCCGGCGGCTGGTCGCGCGGGCGGACGATCGTCGACACCCGGACCGCGTCCGACCAGGCCAACGATGTCCAGGGGCCGGCGCCGGTCATTCAGGTCGCGACGGCGGTCGACGCAAAGCGGTACGCCGACCTGTGGCTCGCGACCGTCAGGTGA
- a CDS encoding LysM peptidoglycan-binding domain-containing protein: MSTAAVAADALAPRRSTKAEPRPDLKLVTPKRRIEGATTDRMPVRGCSGDALGRRVHEQPESATLRLTRRGRMLLTAVSVLVFGAAVLVLGLRIAGVLEPGPHFTHTVPVQVAPGQTLWSIAESTNPGQDPTIVVEKIAKLNKLATPADLTPGQTLQIPVAG, translated from the coding sequence ATGAGCACAGCAGCCGTTGCAGCCGACGCCCTGGCCCCGCGCCGCTCGACGAAGGCCGAGCCGCGCCCAGACCTGAAGCTGGTCACGCCGAAGCGGCGGATCGAGGGCGCGACCACCGACCGGATGCCGGTGCGCGGCTGCTCGGGTGACGCACTGGGCCGCCGTGTCCACGAGCAGCCCGAGTCGGCGACTCTCCGACTCACCCGCCGCGGCCGGATGCTGCTCACCGCGGTGTCGGTGCTGGTCTTCGGTGCCGCGGTGCTGGTCCTCGGCCTACGAATCGCCGGCGTCCTCGAGCCCGGCCCGCACTTCACCCACACCGTCCCGGTGCAGGTGGCCCCCGGTCAGACCCTGTGGTCGATCGCCGAGTCCACGAACCCGGGCCAGGACCCGACGATCGTCGTCGAGAAGATCGCGAAGCTGAACAAGCTCGCCACCCCCGCCGACCTCACCCCTGGTCAGACCCTGCAGATCCCGGTCGCGGGCTGA
- a CDS encoding helix-turn-helix domain-containing protein, with product MTIIDEWTGRHAHALRTALRLTNEAFAERLGISPRTLTKWRERPESVPSPLLQEALDTYLKQAPPDAHIRFAANLGPDNGQVPIDSAVLTQLNTALGDLTRALARLQPGGPE from the coding sequence ATGACGATCATCGACGAGTGGACGGGGCGACATGCCCACGCGCTGCGGACGGCGTTGCGCCTCACGAACGAAGCCTTCGCCGAGCGGCTCGGCATCTCGCCGCGCACGCTGACCAAGTGGCGGGAGAGACCCGAGTCGGTGCCCAGTCCCTTGCTCCAGGAGGCCCTCGACACCTACCTCAAACAGGCGCCGCCGGACGCGCACATCCGGTTCGCGGCGAACCTCGGGCCGGACAACGGCCAGGTGCCGATCGACAGCGCGGTGCTGACCCAGTTGAACACGGCGCTCGGCGACCTGACGCGCGCCCTGGCACGCCTGCAGCCGGGTGGGCCGGAGTGA
- the lexA gene encoding transcriptional repressor LexA — protein sequence MDKAAGKSSGKPAKDADRTVAELPDGPADATGLTPRQRRVLDVIRDSVDSRGYPPSMREIGERVGLTSSSSVSHQLRVLEQKGLLRRDPNRPRAIEVRYPGEADAAARRSALGSVRQTAYDETGAGDAHPDAVYVPMVGQIAAGNPILAEQEIEEVFPLPKAMVGEGTLFMLKVKGESMIDAAICDGDWVVVRQEQTAENGDIVAAMIDGEATVKTFKKTKNEILLLPHNPAFEPIDGKDATILGKVVTVLRRV from the coding sequence GTGGACAAGGCAGCGGGCAAGTCGTCGGGCAAGCCGGCCAAGGACGCCGACCGGACCGTCGCCGAGCTTCCCGACGGGCCGGCCGACGCGACCGGCCTGACGCCGCGGCAGCGCCGCGTGCTGGACGTGATCCGGGACTCGGTGGACAGCCGCGGCTACCCGCCCTCGATGCGGGAGATCGGCGAGCGGGTCGGCCTGACCAGCTCCTCCTCGGTGTCGCACCAGCTCCGGGTGCTGGAGCAGAAGGGCCTGCTCCGCCGCGACCCGAACCGCCCGCGCGCGATCGAGGTCCGCTACCCGGGCGAGGCGGACGCGGCCGCGCGGCGGTCGGCGCTCGGCTCGGTGCGGCAGACGGCGTACGACGAGACCGGTGCCGGCGACGCGCACCCGGACGCGGTGTACGTGCCGATGGTCGGCCAGATCGCCGCCGGTAACCCGATCCTCGCCGAGCAGGAGATCGAAGAGGTCTTTCCGTTGCCCAAGGCAATGGTCGGCGAGGGCACGCTGTTCATGCTGAAGGTCAAGGGTGAGTCGATGATCGACGCCGCCATCTGTGACGGCGACTGGGTGGTCGTCCGGCAGGAGCAGACCGCGGAGAACGGCGACATCGTCGCCGCGATGATCGACGGCGAGGCGACCGTGAAGACGTTCAAGAAGACCAAGAACGAGATCCTGCTGCTGCCCCACAACCCCGCGTTCGAACCGATCGACGGCAAGGACGCGACCATTCTCGGAAAGGTCGTAACAGTTCTGCGCCGAGTCTGA